Genomic window (Chloroflexota bacterium):
TCCGGTGGGATCGGCTGTTTGATTGCGACTCTCTGGGTGGCCCGCAAGTGGCCCATGCTCTGGCGCTACGATCAAACGGTTCAGCCGCCTCTCGCTCCCACCCCCGCCGCCGCCGATTGACCCCATTGCTTGCTCTCGACCCGCGTCCCCGCGGACGGGGAGCGGTAGCCGCCAATTGACGACGAAGGACAACGGCATCGTCAATCGTCTGTTGTCTGTCGTCTTTCGTCCTTGACATGATACAAACTCGTAGTAAAGTTTGCCCATCATGACTCCCGCGCTCCTGGCCCGCCTCGACGCACTCTGGGCAACGCATCTGCGCTGTCAACCTGCCGACCTCCGCTCACAAAACACCCTCATCATCTCAGACTCGACTCGCACTGGGGCCACCATCTGCCTCATTGGCGGCACGTGCGTGATGGCCGCCGCCCCGGCAGTGGCCGCCGCCCTCAAACAATCGGTGGGCATGCGCGCCCCGGCCCAGGCCTTCGAGCCGGGCCGCCTGCGCTACGCCACCGCCGACTTTGCCCTGCCGCTCTTTGGCCCGGAAGCGGTGATGGTGGCCGAGACGCCGGAGAACAACTGGAACAAGATTCAACGGATCGAACCCGGCGACTCCGAGACGGACGTTCGGGCCGCCGTGTCAATGGCAACCGGGATTCCGTTGATGACCGTTCCCCTGCAGAGACGGCCAACCCGTCTCATCGCCGAGTCGTGCGGCTTCAAACTCTACGCGGCCCTGATTCATCTTGGAGAAGGATTCAATCTATGAGACGTGCAGTCAGCATCAGCCTCGGTTCGTCGAAACGCAACAAGGCAGTCGAGCTTACCCTGCTCGGCGAAACGGTTCGCATCGAGCGCATTGGCACCGACGGCGACATGGAAAAAGCCGCCCAGATGTTCAAGGAGCTTGACGGCAAAGTGGACGCCTTTGGCGTGGGCGGCGCAGACCTGGGCCTGATGGTCGAAGGCAAGTGGTATCCTCTGCACTCTGTGTCGCCGATGATTCGTTTTGTGAAGCACACCCCGGTCGCGGACGGTTCGGGTGTGAAGAACACTCTGGAGAGCCGCGTCGTGCCATTCATGCACAAGCAGATTGGCGAGCCGGCGCCCAAGCGTGTTCTGCTCACCCTCGGCGCCGATCGTTGGGGCATGTCGCGCTCGTTTGCCGACAACGGCTACGACTGCGTGTTTGGCGACTTGATGTTCGGGTTGGATGTGCCGATTCCGATCCGCTCGGTGAACGCGGTGAAGCGCGTGGCTTCTATTGTGATGCCCATCGCCGGCCGCCTGCCGTTCGAGTGGCTTTACCCGACCGGCGAGAAGCAGGAGAAGAACACGCCCAAGCACGGCCAGTGGTACGCCTGGGCAAAAGCGATCGCCGGCGACTGCCATTACATCAAACGCTACATGCCCGCCCGCCTCGACGGCAAAATTATTTGCACCAACACCACCACGCCCGACGATGTTGAGAAGTTCCGCGCCGCCGGGGTGAGCTACCTGGTGACGACCACGCCGGTGATGGATGGCCGCTCGTTCGGCACGAACATGATCGAAGCCGCCCTGATCGCCATCTCTGGCAAAGGCCGCAAGCTGGAACTCGGCGAGTTAAACGAGTTGATTGACCGGGCGGGGTTTGAGCCGCAGTGGCAGAAGCTGAATGAAACGTAAAACGACAAACGACGAATGACAAATGACGAATGACAAATGACGCTTGGGCATGCATTCATGTCTGACTACAAACTTCACACGATTGACCTCAATTTCCTCAACACAACTCACGTCATTGCCTCTTACGCTTTGCTTGGGCCAGCGGGCGTTGCGGTGATTGAAACCGGCCCTGGCACAACTTTGCCCACCTTGCTCGAAAGTTTACGCGGGCTGGGCGTTCAACCCTCGGACGTGCGCGATGTGGTGGTGACTCACATTCATCTGGATCATGCCGGGGCGGCGGGCTGGTGGGCACGGCAGGGGGCAACGGTTCACGTCCATGCCGCCGGCGCGCCGCACCTGGTTGATCCCTCAAAGCTGTTAGCCAGCGCGAGCCGGATTTACGGCGACAAAATGGATTACTTGTGGGGCGAGATTCTGCCCGCGCCGCCTGACAAGATTCACCCGGTGAACGATGGCGATGTGATCATGGTAGCCGGCGTTGAACTGACGGCG
Coding sequences:
- a CDS encoding quinate 5-dehydrogenase, which codes for MRRAVSISLGSSKRNKAVELTLLGETVRIERIGTDGDMEKAAQMFKELDGKVDAFGVGGADLGLMVEGKWYPLHSVSPMIRFVKHTPVADGSGVKNTLESRVVPFMHKQIGEPAPKRVLLTLGADRWGMSRSFADNGYDCVFGDLMFGLDVPIPIRSVNAVKRVASIVMPIAGRLPFEWLYPTGEKQEKNTPKHGQWYAWAKAIAGDCHYIKRYMPARLDGKIICTNTTTPDDVEKFRAAGVSYLVTTTPVMDGRSFGTNMIEAALIAISGKGRKLELGELNELIDRAGFEPQWQKLNET